A region from the Bacteroidales bacterium genome encodes:
- a CDS encoding DUF58 domain-containing protein, translating into MKTIVDIEQFQQFDNLELIAKQVVEGFITGLHRSPFHGFSVEFAEHRLYNKGESTKHIDWKLYARTEKLFIKRYEEETNLRSQIVIDISSSMLFPHDYKGIQNKLFFSIYSAAALIYLLRKQRDAVGLTFFSDNIELHTGAKLSLSHSKLLYSELNKLLTSENIKSRKKTSASKVLHELAENIHKRSLLIIFSDMMDSDNIEDLFSALQHLRFNKHEVILFHVIDKKRETNFEYDNRPYKFIDLETGETVKFNPNEIKYNYKKLTGEFYNKIKLKCGQYKIDLIEADINSDFKNILIPYLIKRKKLF; encoded by the coding sequence TTGAAAACCATTGTCGATATTGAACAATTCCAGCAATTTGATAATCTTGAATTGATTGCTAAACAAGTAGTTGAGGGTTTTATTACCGGACTTCACAGAAGTCCGTTTCATGGATTTTCAGTTGAATTTGCTGAGCACCGTTTATATAATAAAGGTGAATCAACTAAACATATTGATTGGAAATTATATGCAAGAACTGAAAAACTTTTTATTAAACGATACGAGGAAGAAACAAATTTACGAAGCCAAATAGTTATTGATATTTCATCATCAATGTTATTTCCGCATGATTATAAAGGAATTCAAAATAAATTGTTTTTTTCAATATATTCTGCTGCTGCCTTAATATATCTACTCAGAAAACAAAGAGATGCTGTTGGACTTACATTTTTTTCAGATAATATTGAACTTCATACCGGAGCAAAATTATCATTAAGCCATTCCAAATTGCTTTATAGTGAATTGAATAAGCTATTAACTTCTGAAAATATAAAAAGCAGAAAAAAAACTTCTGCATCTAAAGTATTACATGAATTAGCTGAAAATATTCATAAAAGATCTTTGTTGATAATATTCAGTGATATGATGGATAGTGATAATATTGAAGACCTTTTTTCAGCATTACAACATTTAAGGTTTAATAAACATGAAGTAATATTATTTCATGTAATAGATAAAAAAAGGGAAACTAATTTTGAATATGATAACAGACCGTACAAATTTATAGATTTAGAGACCGGTGAAACTGTAAAATTTAATCCAAATGAAATAAAATATAATTACAAAAAATTAACAGGTGAATTTTATAATAAAATAAAACTAAAATGCGGACAATATAAAATTGACCTTATTGAAGCAGATATTAATTCCGACTTTAAGAATATTTTAATTCCTTATTTGATTAAAAGAAAAAAATTGTTTTAA
- a CDS encoding saccharopine dehydrogenase NADP-binding domain-containing protein encodes MNPKIVVLGAGLVGNAIAIDLSKNYNVTSVDIHEDALQKLSKTHNIQTLNADLSMGGIVQTIVKNFDLVIGALPGFMGFETAKQVIEAGKNMVDISFFPENPFKLDKLAKEKNVTIVTDCGVAPGMGNIILGYHNEKMEVKNYKCFVGGLPFKREWPYEYKAVFSPIDVIEEYTRPARYVEGERLIIKEALSDTEHIDFEEIGTLEAWNSDGLRTLIETMNIPNMIEKTLRYPGTIEYIKVLRESGFFSYDEINVNGKKIRPIDLTAKLLTDKWKLKPRERDFTVMRIFIHGLENSIEKTYSYNLFDKYDKKTNTISMARTTGYTCTAVANLILNGNFNKKGICPPEYLGVNEENFNFIINYLKDRGVIYRVKSE; translated from the coding sequence ATGAACCCAAAAATTGTAGTACTTGGTGCCGGATTAGTAGGAAATGCAATCGCGATTGATTTAAGTAAAAACTATAATGTTACTTCTGTTGATATTCATGAAGATGCTTTACAAAAACTTAGTAAAACCCATAATATACAAACTTTAAATGCCGACCTGTCAATGGGTGGTATTGTTCAGACAATAGTGAAAAACTTTGACCTTGTAATTGGTGCTCTTCCGGGTTTTATGGGATTTGAAACTGCAAAACAGGTTATCGAAGCAGGTAAAAATATGGTAGATATTTCATTTTTTCCTGAAAACCCGTTTAAACTTGACAAACTCGCAAAGGAAAAAAATGTTACCATAGTTACTGATTGTGGGGTTGCTCCGGGAATGGGAAATATTATTCTTGGTTATCACAATGAAAAAATGGAAGTTAAAAATTATAAATGTTTTGTTGGGGGATTGCCTTTTAAAAGAGAATGGCCATACGAATATAAAGCGGTTTTTTCACCTATTGATGTTATTGAAGAATATACAAGACCTGCAAGATATGTTGAAGGTGAACGTTTAATAATCAAAGAAGCTCTTTCGGATACTGAACATATTGACTTTGAAGAAATAGGAACACTCGAAGCATGGAATTCGGATGGTTTAAGAACTTTAATCGAAACCATGAATATTCCAAATATGATAGAAAAAACTTTAAGATACCCGGGTACTATTGAATACATTAAGGTATTAAGAGAAAGTGGATTTTTTTCTTATGATGAAATAAATGTTAATGGTAAAAAAATCAGACCTATTGACTTAACTGCCAAATTGTTGACAGATAAATGGAAATTAAAACCAAGAGAGAGAGATTTTACGGTGATGAGAATTTTTATACATGGTTTGGAAAATAGTATTGAAAAAACTTATAGCTATAACTTGTTCGATAAATATGACAAAAAAACCAATACTATTTCAATGGCAAGAACAACGGGTTATACATGTACTGCTGTTGCAAATCTTATACTGAATGGCAATTTTAATAAAAAAGGAATATGTCCGCCCGAATATCTCGGTGTAAATGAAGAAAATTTTAACTTCATTATAAATTATTTAAAAGACAGAGGGGTTATTTATAGAGTAAAATCAGAATGA
- the trxA gene encoding thioredoxin, with amino-acid sequence MTIEVNDSNFEEIVLKADKPVIIDFWAEWCGPCRMVGPIVNELSDEYEGKAIMTKMDVDSNPVTPSKYGIRNIPTLLFFNNGEIVDKQVGAVPKGTLAAKLDAIL; translated from the coding sequence ATGACAATAGAAGTAAATGATTCAAATTTTGAAGAAATTGTTTTAAAAGCCGATAAGCCTGTAATTATAGATTTTTGGGCAGAATGGTGTGGTCCATGCAGAATGGTTGGTCCAATAGTAAATGAACTTTCTGATGAATATGAGGGAAAAGCAATTATGACAAAAATGGATGTGGATAGTAATCCTGTTACACCTTCAAAATATGGTATAAGAAATATTCCTACTTTATTATTTTTTAATAATGGAGAAATTGTTGACAAACAAGTAGGAGCTGTTCCTAAAGGTACATTAGCTGCCAAACTTGATGCTATATTATAA